In Salinisphaera sp. LB1, one genomic interval encodes:
- a CDS encoding GGDEF domain-containing protein: MINSDRESSASQTPLSLGNEGEKDASARVKARQRLRLQRTALAVANYAVIAFYTLYLYLSGQLLLYPAIVVFLYLAVVVAYCVFFWLMATGRNLRLKDPSLTWPQLTLAAAFAIVLFAASRTIFAQDLYFISFLMSLLFGSFRLNLKQILATELPVFGGFTAILILKHDHFQETLGGAVAHVAIYFALAVWMMFFASYISRLRLVLSARNKDLRQALGRINEIATKDELTGAYNRRFILAALEREIERAKRSGEPFSVCLLDVDNFKGINDGYGHLVGDDILRELVERISECIRGADELQRWAKDRMLSRFGGEEFLLALPLTDLQGAYTCAERVHNAIGSHPFKTKAGTVKVSASLGIAEYCSAHDTIENLLGRADAALYKAKDNGRDRVEVSLTPEPAGQSVDPTLAR, encoded by the coding sequence ATGATCAATTCTGACCGCGAGAGTTCGGCCTCGCAGACGCCCCTGTCATTAGGGAATGAGGGTGAGAAGGACGCGTCCGCTCGAGTCAAGGCGCGGCAACGTTTGAGGCTTCAGCGCACGGCTCTTGCCGTAGCCAATTACGCTGTCATCGCCTTCTATACTCTTTATCTCTATCTGAGTGGGCAACTACTCCTTTATCCGGCTATTGTGGTCTTTCTTTATCTAGCAGTCGTTGTTGCCTACTGCGTTTTTTTCTGGCTGATGGCGACCGGACGCAATCTGCGCCTCAAGGATCCGAGCCTGACGTGGCCACAACTAACGCTAGCTGCTGCGTTTGCGATCGTTTTGTTCGCCGCCAGTCGAACGATATTTGCTCAGGATCTTTATTTCATTTCATTTCTTATGTCGCTACTGTTCGGCTCTTTCCGTTTGAATTTAAAGCAAATATTAGCGACTGAACTTCCTGTTTTTGGCGGCTTTACGGCGATTTTGATACTGAAACACGACCACTTCCAGGAAACCCTCGGGGGTGCCGTCGCGCATGTTGCGATCTATTTTGCGTTGGCGGTGTGGATGATGTTTTTCGCCTCTTATATCAGCCGCTTACGGCTTGTTCTATCTGCACGAAATAAAGATCTAAGACAAGCCCTCGGCCGAATCAACGAAATAGCGACCAAGGACGAGCTGACGGGTGCGTACAACCGGCGTTTCATACTGGCTGCGCTAGAGCGGGAGATCGAGCGAGCGAAGCGGTCGGGTGAGCCGTTTTCCGTGTGCCTGCTCGATGTCGACAATTTCAAGGGAATTAACGACGGGTACGGCCACTTGGTGGGTGATGACATTCTCCGCGAATTGGTCGAGCGTATTAGCGAGTGTATCCGGGGTGCCGACGAGCTGCAGCGATGGGCTAAAGACCGTATGCTGAGCCGATTCGGGGGCGAGGAGTTCCTGTTGGCTCTGCCGCTGACTGATCTGCAGGGGGCTTACACTTGCGCCGAGCGTGTCCATAACGCCATCGGTTCGCATCCTTTCAAAACGAAAGCAGGCACCGTCAAGGTGAGCGCATCCCTGGGCATCGCCGAATATTGCAGCGCGCATGACACCATCGAAAATCTGCTCGGACGGGCCGACGCTGCGCTATACAAAGCCAAGGATAATGGTCGTGATCGGGTCGAGGTCTCGCTGACTCCTGAACCAGCAGGGCAAAGTGTGGACCCGACCCTGGCTCGTTAA
- a CDS encoding nitrate reductase subunit alpha → MSHFLDRLTYFKRRQNVFADGHGETSSDDRAWEEAYRQRWQHDKIVRSTHGVNCTGGCSWKIYVKDGLVTWETQQTDYPRTRPDLPNHEPRGCPRGASYSWYIYSANRLKYPLVRATLLKLWREARTAYADPVAAWASIVDDESKRRSYQQRRGLGGLVRSSWAEVNEMIAAANVHTIERWGPDRIAGFSPIPAMSMLSFASGARYLSLIGGVMLSFYDWYCDLPPSSPMTWGEQTDVPESADWYNSKFIMMWGSNVPQTRTPDAHFMTEARYNGTEIVVCSPDYAENTKFADLWLSPKQGTDAALSMAIGHVILKEFHVDNPNSYFQDYCRRLTDLPMLVKLDEHGDGHVAGRFLRASDLTTNAIEHGDWKTVVWDETSDAPAVPHGSIGFRWDKSTRWNLEQKTADDAEIHSRLSFIDYGDDTALVGFPYFGGFAHEQYTANVQEDVLWRRVPVTRVTQADGTTALVATVYDLLIAHYGVNRGFDDGTATGYDDNVPYTPAWQETITSVPAAHVVHTARRFAETAAKTEGKSMVILGAGLNHWYHNDMNYRGIINMVMMCGCVGVSGGGWAHYVGQENLRPLDGWLPVTFALDWLRPPRQMNGTSFFYAHSDQWRYEQVGVDEILSPLADPKQWTGSLIDYNVRSERMGWLPSAPQLNRNPLTVAREAVEAGRDPAEYVVEQLKSGELEMACQDPDAPENWPRNMFVWRSNLLGASGKGHEYFLKHLLGTDDSVQAKDLGTEGGQRPEEVVWHEEAPKGKLDLLVTLDFRMSSTCLYSDIVLPTATWYEKDDLNTTDMHPFIHPLSAAVDPAWESRSDWEIFKGIAGSFSKLAEGRLGVEQDLVTRPLMHDSAGELGQPFDAAEWHKGDCEPLPGKTMPSIKIVERDYPATYERYNSLGPALEAHGNEEKGLAWETAGEIAQLGAVHGLNSAGRPRMENAIQACDTVMSLSSTTNGQVAMKAWAALSEATGREHAHLAAPRAGEHITFRDIVAQPRKVITSPIWSGMSSEEVSYNGSMLNVRELIPWRTLTGRQHFYQDHQWMRAFGEGFTTYRPPVNTKTWKTIMNTRPNGHTEIVLSWITPHQKWGIHSTYTDNLIMLTLSRGGPIIWISEVDAKRAGIEDNDWIEGYNINGAVVARAVVSQRVREGMALMYHAQDRTVNTPGSEITGNRGGIHNSVTRTLIKPTHMIGGYAQQSYGFNYYGTVGSNRDDFVIVRKMDRVDWLEGDDESIKQQEYVR, encoded by the coding sequence ATGAGCCATTTCCTCGATCGACTGACTTATTTCAAACGTCGGCAAAATGTGTTTGCCGACGGGCATGGGGAGACCAGTAGCGATGACCGGGCGTGGGAAGAAGCCTATCGTCAGCGCTGGCAGCACGACAAGATCGTGCGCTCGACGCATGGCGTGAACTGCACCGGGGGCTGCTCCTGGAAGATCTACGTCAAGGACGGACTGGTGACCTGGGAAACCCAGCAGACCGACTATCCCCGCACTCGGCCTGATCTGCCAAACCACGAGCCACGCGGCTGTCCGCGCGGCGCAAGTTATTCCTGGTACATCTACAGCGCCAACCGACTGAAATATCCGCTGGTGCGTGCCACGCTGCTCAAGCTCTGGCGCGAGGCACGGACGGCTTACGCCGATCCGGTGGCGGCTTGGGCATCGATCGTCGACGACGAGTCCAAACGCCGTAGCTATCAGCAGCGTCGGGGCTTGGGCGGCTTGGTTCGGTCGAGTTGGGCCGAGGTCAACGAGATGATCGCTGCGGCCAACGTGCATACCATAGAACGCTGGGGGCCGGACCGGATCGCAGGCTTTTCGCCGATTCCTGCGATGTCGATGCTCTCCTTTGCGTCGGGCGCGCGCTATCTGTCGTTGATAGGCGGGGTGATGCTGTCTTTCTACGACTGGTACTGCGATTTGCCGCCGTCCTCACCTATGACCTGGGGCGAGCAGACCGATGTGCCGGAATCGGCCGACTGGTACAACAGTAAGTTCATCATGATGTGGGGCTCCAACGTGCCGCAGACGCGCACGCCCGACGCCCACTTCATGACCGAGGCCCGTTACAACGGCACTGAGATTGTGGTCTGCTCGCCGGATTATGCCGAGAACACCAAGTTCGCGGACCTCTGGCTGTCGCCCAAACAGGGAACCGACGCCGCGCTCTCAATGGCGATAGGCCATGTGATCCTGAAAGAATTCCACGTCGACAACCCCAATTCGTATTTCCAGGATTATTGTCGCCGCCTCACGGATCTACCGATGCTGGTCAAGCTTGACGAGCACGGCGATGGCCATGTCGCGGGGCGGTTTCTGCGCGCCAGCGATCTGACCACGAATGCCATAGAGCACGGCGACTGGAAGACAGTGGTCTGGGACGAGACCAGCGACGCGCCGGCGGTTCCGCACGGCTCGATCGGCTTTCGCTGGGATAAGAGCACGCGCTGGAACCTTGAGCAGAAAACCGCCGACGACGCCGAGATTCACTCACGACTGAGCTTCATCGACTATGGTGACGACACCGCGTTGGTTGGCTTTCCTTACTTTGGCGGTTTTGCGCACGAACAGTACACGGCCAATGTCCAGGAAGACGTGCTTTGGCGCCGAGTGCCGGTCACGCGTGTCACCCAGGCCGACGGCACGACCGCGCTGGTGGCCACGGTCTACGACCTGCTGATCGCTCATTACGGAGTAAACCGCGGCTTCGACGACGGTACCGCCACCGGCTACGACGATAACGTGCCCTATACGCCAGCATGGCAGGAAACGATTACCAGTGTACCGGCCGCGCATGTGGTGCATACCGCGCGCCGCTTCGCCGAAACTGCTGCCAAAACCGAAGGCAAGTCGATGGTGATCCTCGGCGCGGGCCTGAATCACTGGTACCACAACGACATGAACTACCGCGGCATCATCAATATGGTGATGATGTGTGGCTGCGTGGGGGTCTCCGGCGGCGGTTGGGCCCACTATGTCGGCCAGGAAAATCTTCGGCCGCTCGACGGCTGGCTCCCGGTGACCTTTGCCCTGGACTGGTTGCGTCCGCCGCGCCAGATGAACGGCACTTCGTTCTTTTACGCGCATTCCGATCAATGGCGTTATGAACAGGTGGGCGTCGATGAGATTCTTTCCCCGCTGGCCGATCCGAAACAATGGACCGGTAGCCTTATCGACTACAATGTACGCTCTGAGCGCATGGGCTGGCTGCCGTCGGCGCCCCAGCTCAACCGCAATCCGTTAACCGTGGCCCGCGAGGCGGTCGAAGCGGGGCGCGATCCGGCCGAATATGTGGTCGAGCAACTGAAGAGCGGCGAGCTGGAAATGGCCTGCCAGGATCCAGATGCGCCCGAAAACTGGCCGCGCAACATGTTTGTCTGGCGCTCGAACCTGCTCGGCGCTTCAGGCAAGGGCCACGAATATTTCCTGAAGCATCTTCTGGGGACCGACGACAGCGTCCAGGCGAAGGATCTGGGCACCGAGGGTGGCCAGCGTCCGGAGGAAGTGGTCTGGCACGAAGAAGCGCCGAAAGGCAAGCTCGATCTGCTGGTTACGCTGGATTTCCGGATGTCCTCGACCTGTCTGTATTCGGACATCGTGCTGCCGACCGCGACCTGGTACGAAAAAGACGATCTGAACACGACAGATATGCATCCGTTCATCCATCCGCTGTCGGCGGCGGTCGATCCGGCGTGGGAATCGCGCTCCGACTGGGAAATCTTCAAAGGCATCGCCGGCTCATTCTCAAAGCTCGCCGAAGGTCGGTTGGGCGTGGAGCAAGACCTGGTCACTCGGCCGCTGATGCACGACTCTGCCGGTGAACTGGGCCAGCCCTTTGACGCCGCCGAGTGGCACAAGGGCGATTGCGAACCCCTGCCGGGCAAGACGATGCCGTCCATAAAAATCGTCGAACGCGATTATCCGGCGACTTATGAGCGCTATAACTCGCTCGGCCCGGCATTGGAGGCCCACGGTAACGAAGAAAAGGGCCTCGCTTGGGAAACCGCCGGCGAAATCGCCCAGCTTGGCGCCGTGCACGGCCTGAACAGTGCCGGCCGACCGCGCATGGAAAACGCGATCCAAGCTTGCGATACCGTCATGTCGCTGTCCTCGACAACCAACGGTCAGGTGGCTATGAAGGCTTGGGCCGCGTTGTCGGAAGCAACCGGTCGCGAGCACGCTCATCTGGCTGCCCCCCGGGCTGGGGAGCACATCACGTTCCGCGATATCGTTGCCCAACCGCGCAAAGTCATCACCTCGCCAATCTGGTCCGGCATGTCGTCCGAAGAAGTCTCTTACAACGGCAGCATGCTCAACGTACGCGAGCTGATTCCCTGGCGCACGCTGACCGGACGCCAGCATTTCTACCAGGACCATCAGTGGATGCGCGCTTTCGGCGAGGGTTTCACAACCTATCGGCCGCCGGTCAATACCAAGACCTGGAAGACGATCATGAACACCCGGCCGAACGGCCACACCGAGATCGTGCTGAGCTGGATCACGCCACACCAAAAATGGGGAATTCACAGCACTTACACCGATAATTTGATCATGCTCACGCTGTCCCGCGGCGGGCCGATCATCTGGATTTCGGAAGTCGACGCTAAGCGTGCGGGGATCGAGGACAACGACTGGATCGAGGGCTACAACATCAACGGCGCAGTAGTGGCGCGAGCGGTCGTGTCGCAACGCGTGCGCGAAGGCATGGCGCTGATGTATCACGCCCAGGACCGCACCGTGAACACGCCCGGCTCGGAGATCACCGGCAATCGTGGCGGCATTCACAACTCGGTAACCCGCACGCTGATCAAACCCACGCATATGATCGGCGGCTATGCCCAGCAAAGCTACGGCTTCAACTACTACGGCACGGTCGGCTCTAACCGCGACGACTTCGTGATCGTCCGCAAGATGGATCGTGTGGACTGGCTGGAAGGGGACGACGAGAGCATCAAGCAGCAGGAATACGTGCGATGA
- the narH gene encoding nitrate reductase subunit beta, whose translation MKIRAQIGKVLNLDKCIGCHTCSVTCKNVWTSREGAEYMWFNNVETKPGVGYPKDWENQDRWKGGWVRRGDGEITPKQGGKWRLFAKIFANPHLPEIDDYYEPFNFDYQRLQKAPASKAQPTAKPYSAITGQPMDKIEWGPNWEEILGGEFAKRKRDYNFANIQTEIYGQFEHTFMMYLPRLCEHCLNPSCVASCPSGAIYKRDEDGIVLIDQDRCRGWRMCISGCPYKKIYYNWKSGKSEKCIFCYPRIEAGQPTVCSETCVGRIRYLGVMLYDADRIKDAASVANEADLYEAQMDIFMDPHDPEIQAQARADGVPDNWLEAAKRSPVYKMAKEWRVAFPLHPEYRTLPMVWYVPPLSPVQAAADAGNIAADGEIPDIGSLKIPVKYLANLLTAGEEKPIIQSLRRLLAMRKYRRSLTVDNAPNLTVLEQVGLTRELVDDMYQTMAIANYEDRFVIPTGHREQATADPWGERSGCGFSFGDGCHTEGVTRGNLFGSKSPEQREHPPEPSAKSEV comes from the coding sequence ATGAAAATCCGAGCTCAGATCGGCAAGGTCCTGAATCTCGACAAGTGCATCGGCTGTCATACCTGCTCGGTGACCTGCAAGAACGTCTGGACCTCGCGCGAAGGCGCGGAGTACATGTGGTTCAACAACGTCGAGACCAAGCCCGGGGTTGGCTATCCCAAGGACTGGGAGAACCAGGACCGCTGGAAAGGGGGCTGGGTGCGCCGCGGGGACGGCGAGATTACGCCAAAACAGGGTGGCAAGTGGCGACTCTTCGCCAAGATCTTCGCTAATCCGCACCTGCCCGAGATCGACGACTACTACGAACCGTTCAATTTCGACTACCAGCGATTACAGAAGGCGCCGGCGTCGAAAGCCCAACCAACGGCCAAGCCCTATTCGGCAATCACGGGCCAGCCGATGGACAAGATCGAATGGGGGCCGAACTGGGAAGAAATCCTCGGCGGCGAGTTCGCCAAGCGCAAACGTGACTATAACTTCGCCAACATCCAGACCGAGATCTACGGCCAGTTCGAACACACCTTTATGATGTACCTGCCGCGGCTGTGCGAGCACTGTCTGAATCCGTCCTGTGTGGCGTCCTGCCCGAGTGGAGCGATCTACAAGCGCGACGAGGACGGGATTGTGCTGATTGACCAGGACCGCTGCCGCGGCTGGCGCATGTGCATCTCCGGCTGCCCCTACAAGAAGATCTATTACAACTGGAAATCCGGCAAATCGGAAAAGTGCATCTTCTGCTATCCACGCATCGAGGCCGGTCAACCGACCGTGTGTTCGGAAACCTGTGTCGGGCGGATTCGTTATCTCGGCGTCATGCTTTACGACGCCGACCGGATCAAGGACGCGGCCAGCGTGGCTAACGAGGCCGATCTGTACGAAGCCCAGATGGATATTTTCATGGATCCGCACGATCCGGAAATACAGGCCCAGGCGCGGGCCGACGGTGTGCCCGACAACTGGCTGGAAGCGGCCAAACGCTCGCCGGTCTACAAAATGGCCAAGGAATGGCGGGTGGCGTTCCCGCTGCACCCGGAATATCGCACGTTGCCGATGGTGTGGTACGTGCCGCCATTGTCGCCGGTTCAGGCGGCCGCCGATGCCGGCAATATTGCCGCCGACGGCGAGATACCGGATATCGGCTCACTCAAGATCCCGGTCAAGTATCTAGCTAACCTGCTGACTGCGGGTGAGGAAAAACCCATCATCCAGTCCTTGCGCCGGCTGCTGGCGATGCGCAAGTATCGGCGCTCCCTTACCGTCGATAACGCACCCAATTTGACGGTGCTGGAACAGGTCGGACTGACCCGCGAATTAGTCGACGACATGTATCAGACCATGGCTATCGCGAATTACGAAGACCGATTTGTTATTCCGACCGGTCATCGCGAACAGGCGACCGCCGATCCGTGGGGCGAGCGCTCGGGTTGTGGCTTTTCCTTCGGCGATGGCTGTCATACCGAGGGCGTGACCCGCGGTAATCTGTTCGGCTCGAAGAGCCCGGAGCAGCGCGAACACCCGCCGGAACCCTCCGCCAAATCGGAGGTGTAG
- a CDS encoding leucine zipper domain-containing protein, giving the protein MNTHKNARLTVHGRDLWVRRILQHGHRAL; this is encoded by the coding sequence ATGAACACCCACAAGAATGCGCGTTTGACCGTTCATGGTCGAGACCTGTGGGTCCGTCGAATCCTTCAACATGGTCACCGGGCGCTGTAG
- a CDS encoding nitrate/nitrite transporter, which translates to MATSTRNGVPDTRRIVGSPNKALFGATLGFFIGFGAVSLFGPTAHSFIDVMKLSPGQVGFLVAIPMLTGSLLRIPFGAWVDNNGGKLPFLILLIMSLIGIAGLWWMLLTLYPNHLSQSYYPLLLFFGALGGCGIATFSVGIGQVSYWFPKERQGWALGTYAGLGNTSPGLVALILPAIIAFWGLWAAYLISIAIVLAGIVLYFVLGHNAPYFQFRKSGVSRGEARAAATAQDQALFPQDNAFRALVEAAKQWRTWPLVLLYFTTFGGFLALTAWLATYWQTFFHTTHWTAVILTAGFSLLSSLIRVPGGSWADRLGGERVAVASLLILLVGALMMTFSGVFVISIIGEIGIAIGMGVNNAAVFRMVPTYVPDAVGGASGWVGGLGALGGFAVPPLLGQFVEWFGPAGYAWGFVVYVVLALASIALTGVLIAALKREQRAQDSVATSSAT; encoded by the coding sequence TTGGCTACATCGACTCGGAACGGCGTGCCGGATACACGCCGGATCGTGGGCAGCCCGAACAAAGCGTTGTTTGGCGCCACGCTTGGTTTTTTTATTGGCTTTGGTGCCGTATCGCTGTTCGGGCCGACCGCGCATAGCTTCATCGATGTCATGAAACTATCGCCGGGCCAGGTGGGTTTTCTGGTCGCCATTCCGATGCTGACCGGTTCTTTATTACGAATTCCGTTTGGCGCTTGGGTCGATAACAACGGCGGCAAGCTGCCGTTTCTGATTCTATTGATCATGTCGTTGATCGGCATCGCCGGATTGTGGTGGATGCTACTCACGCTGTATCCCAATCACCTGTCCCAGTCGTATTATCCGCTACTGCTGTTCTTCGGCGCGCTGGGCGGTTGTGGCATTGCCACGTTTTCAGTCGGTATCGGCCAGGTGTCGTACTGGTTTCCGAAAGAGCGCCAGGGTTGGGCGCTGGGGACGTACGCCGGACTCGGCAACACGTCGCCAGGTCTGGTGGCGCTTATTCTCCCGGCAATTATTGCGTTTTGGGGGCTGTGGGCGGCGTACCTGATATCGATCGCAATCGTGCTCGCCGGGATAGTGCTGTATTTTGTGCTCGGCCACAACGCGCCTTATTTCCAGTTTCGCAAGAGCGGTGTTTCCCGAGGTGAGGCGCGCGCCGCCGCCACTGCTCAAGACCAAGCATTGTTCCCGCAGGACAACGCCTTTCGCGCGCTCGTCGAAGCGGCCAAGCAATGGCGCACCTGGCCGCTGGTGCTGCTGTATTTCACCACGTTCGGTGGTTTTCTGGCGTTGACCGCCTGGCTGGCGACCTACTGGCAAACCTTTTTTCACACCACGCACTGGACCGCGGTCATTCTGACCGCGGGATTCTCGTTGCTGTCCTCGCTGATCCGGGTACCAGGCGGAAGCTGGGCCGATCGCCTGGGCGGTGAGCGCGTGGCGGTGGCTTCACTGCTGATACTGCTGGTCGGCGCGTTGATGATGACATTTTCGGGCGTGTTCGTGATTTCGATTATTGGAGAAATTGGGATCGCGATCGGCATGGGCGTCAACAACGCGGCTGTATTCCGCATGGTGCCCACTTATGTGCCCGATGCCGTCGGCGGCGCCTCCGGCTGGGTCGGCGGTCTCGGCGCGCTCGGCGGTTTCGCGGTGCCGCCGTTGCTGGGTCAGTTCGTGGAATGGTTTGGCCCGGCCGGTTATGCCTGGGGGTTTGTGGTCTACGTCGTGCTGGCACTTGCGAGTATCGCACTCACCGGTGTGCTGATTGCAGCATTGAAGCGAGAGCAGCGGGCTCAGGACTCGGTTGCCACTAGCAGCGCAACGTGA